From the Pseudomonadota bacterium genome, the window AACAGGCATAAAACACATCATCAGGGACAAAAGGACAAGGTTCCTCTCAGCATCTTCTTTATACCTCACATCACCGGTTTCTAACATTTTACAGGATGATTTTATAAACTGTGCATTATGTATCACGTGGAGTGATTCACCTTTCGAGCTCCTGAAATTTTTAAACAGTATTGAGGATATGATGGGGAGGGAAAGGGACGTTACGGGTGGTCCGAGGATAATAGACCTGGATATACTGCTATTCGGTGATCTCATACTTGATGACCCATTGTTGAAAATACCCCATCCTGAACTCCACAAAAGAAAGTTTGCTATCATCCCCTGTATTGAAATAGACCCTGATATTATTCACCCTTCATTCAACAAACTATTGAAGGAATTTCTTTCGTATATCGACGATGGGCAGAAATTAAAATTAATCAAAGACAAGAAAGAGGTCATGGAATCCTCAACAGAACCCCGAATTTTCATTGACAAAAAGCACTTGCAGGGATAGGATTTAATACCAATTTACGATTGCAGAATGCAAAATGTAACCCATTTTAATAATGAACAATTATTCTATGCATACTTGTCATAAAATAATATGAAAGGAGTTAATAATCATGCCAGAAGCTGATGAATCTGAAAAGGAAAAACAGTTTTATGTGGACATTCCTGTTAGGAGCGAACCTTTCTTTCTGAAAGGTTGCAACTCTATAGACTGGGGGATGAAAAACCGTCTATCCAGAATATTCAATCCCAAGTCTGGCAAGACGGTCATGCTGGCCATTGACCATGGATATTTTCAAGGTCCAACCACAGGTCTGGAGCGTGTGGATGTCACTATCCTGCCGCTTTTACCTTATGCAGATACTCTGATGCTTACCCGGGGCATACTCCGGACAATTATCCCTCCCACTTTTGACAAGGCAGTAGTGTTGAGAGCCAGCGGGGGACCCAGTATTTTAAATGAGCTCTCAAACGAGCAGATTGCCATAGATATAGACGAAGCCATCCGTTTGAATGTAGCAGCAATGGCTGTTCAGGTCTTTATTGGCGGTAAAATGGAAACACAGACAGTACACAACATGACCCGTCTTGTGGACATGGGTAACCGCTATGGTATTCCTGTTCTGGGTGTTACAGCAGTTGGCAAGGAGATGAGCCGGGATGCCAAATACATGCGACTGGCTTCGCGAATCATTGCAGAGCTCGGTGTCACTTATGTGAAAACCTATTATGTGCCAGAAGGATTTGACACGGTAGTAGCCGCCTGCCCGGTA encodes:
- the folK gene encoding 2-amino-4-hydroxy-6-hydroxymethyldihydropteridine diphosphokinase: MDEKVFIGIGSNIGNSSENCTTGIKHIIRDKRTRFLSASSLYLTSPVSNILQDDFINCALCITWSDSPFELLKFLNSIEDMMGRERDVTGGPRIIDLDILLFGDLILDDPLLKIPHPELHKRKFAIIPCIEIDPDIIHPSFNKLLKEFLSYIDDGQKLKLIKDKKEVMESSTEPRIFIDKKHLQG
- the lsrF gene encoding 3-hydroxy-5-phosphonooxypentane-2,4-dione thiolase; this encodes MPEADESEKEKQFYVDIPVRSEPFFLKGCNSIDWGMKNRLSRIFNPKSGKTVMLAIDHGYFQGPTTGLERVDVTILPLLPYADTLMLTRGILRTIIPPTFDKAVVLRASGGPSILNELSNEQIAIDIDEAIRLNVAAMAVQVFIGGKMETQTVHNMTRLVDMGNRYGIPVLGVTAVGKEMSRDAKYMRLASRIIAELGVTYVKTYYVPEGFDTVVAACPVPIVIAGGKKLPELDALTMAYNAIQDGAAGVDMGRNIFQSESPVAMIKAIRKVVHEGEKPKAAY